GCTCAATTGAGAATTACCCGTATATGATCATATTTGCAGTGATTCAAATAATTCTTAGCCAAATACCAAACTTTCACAAGCTCTCATGGTTATCAATTCTTGCTGCTGTTATGTCTTTTGCTTACGCTTCTATTGGTCTTGGACTCTCCATAGCCAAAGTTGCAGGTGTGGGGCACCATGTAAAGACAAGCCTAACAGGGGTGGTAGTTGGGGTGGATGTATCTGAATCAGAGAAAGTATGGAAAAGCTTCCAAGCCATTGGAGATATTGCATTTGCCTATGCTTATTCCACCGTTCTCATTGAAATACAGGACACACTGAGATCATCACCTCCAGAAAACAAGGTAATGAAGAGAGCATCACTAGCTGGAGTTTCCACCACAACCTTGTTCTATATACTATGCGGTACCATTGGCTATGCAGCCTTTGGAAACAAAGCTCCGGGAAATTTCCTCACGGGTTTTGGTTTCTATGAACCCTTTTGGCTTATTGACTTCGCCAACGTCTGCATCGCCGTCCACCTTATCGGAGCTTACCAGGTTTTCTGCCAACCATTATATGGGTTTGTGGAGGCTCGATGCAGCCAGCGATGGCCAGACAGCAAATTCATCAACTCTGAACACGCTGTGCAAGTTCCATGCTGTGGTGCTACTTATAGAGTCAACTTGTTCAGGTTGGTGTGGAGAACAACATATGTTGTAGTGACAACCGTGATTGCCATGATATTCCCATTCTTCAATGACTTCTTGGGTTTGATCGGGGCAGCATCGTTCTATCCATTAACCGTCTACTTCCCAATAGAGATACACATTGCCCAGAGAAAGATACCGAAGTATTCTTTCAAATGGGTATGGCTGAAAATACTGAGCTGGACTTGTCTCATCGTATCACTTGTTGCAGCTGCTGGATCTATCAAGGGTCTTGCCACTGATGTCAAGCATTACAAGCCTTTCTCAACTCAACAATAACTTCCAAACCTGTTCAAATTAAATATGTAATTTTTTCAATACCAAGTGTAGTGGCTATAGGTTATTCTTACATATTTAATACAGTAAACTTCTTTTATAGAAAAAGAAGAACGCAGCTTAGTTGATGCCATATCATTTGAAAGATAGATTAGTATTGTGGCATGTGATTGAAGTAACAATTGTCAATAAGAGTAATATAATTTTGCACCCAATATTTACCTTCAACAAATTAATTTTATCTACGAAGACTGAATGTCCTTCCAGTAAGTAATTTTTTTCATTATGATCATTCAACCTATGATTTTTTTCACATATGGCCATCCCAAGGTATGATaagcaagaaaatatttttcacttctAAGTTCTACCATTGAACCAACGACTCCAGCAAATCAATTATGAATTTTGTTGTTTCCAAAACACAATTATCTTGACAACTATATTTTAGACAGCAAGCGATTGTTTTTTTAGCAAAATACCATTGTACATCTCTTTACGTGGGCTCCGTTTTCTGTTTGGTGAAGGCTGTGTTATCTTTGACAGTTTGGTTATGATTGTTTTCTAGTTCTCTCTGAATAAAATATCTTCATCTTTGCTTAATAGTTAATCTGGACTTAGATTTTCTTTTTTCAGTTGCTTTAACGAAAGTGTGTTTGGAAAACAAGGCATGGTCTCTCCTGGTTGATGCTTCTAGTAAGTGGTGCAACCAGCAACCTGGTTTCCTTATACACCTTAGCTCTTAGAAGATCAAGCTTGTACATAAGCTTTGTAAGTACCCTTAATCATCAAGTAATCTGAAAGCTTTGAAAGTGCAAGTTGCACACATGGAGGATAAAACGAGAGAAAGTTGTATGAGATAGTTTGGCTATGTCCTGCTCTGGTAGACATGTTCTATCATTTGATGATTGAAGGGGCTAAGAGGAGAAATATTATCTACATGATCACTGGTGCATATCCGAAACCTGTGAGAAGAATCCAGAGGCAACATCTATATTTTGAATAGGGAAATGGTATGAAGATCAAATTTTGGTAGGGTTACTAGTTCTAGTCACATCCCTTGCAAGGAAGAATTTCAAAACTTATTCAGCTTTAGATCACGTCCTAATGCACAATAGCCTACTGCAGAAGAAATAATAGGTGGAGTATCCCATCAAGAAGAAAGTCGAGATTGGAAATTGGAGAAGCTTCTCTCTTTGTTGACGACTGAGTTGAGAAACTTGGATTACTGAAAAGGAAAACTCAGTGACACGCAAAAGATGTTTACTTTATACAGGTGGTTATCATAAACGGAGGAACGAATCATGAGAATTTGTCCACTGGCAATTAATTCGAAAAACTAAGGTTCCTCTAAAAGTCTCTTGTTTTAATTTGGACTGCACAAAATGAAGCATGTGTCAATCATGATAACCTGAGGAAGAGAGAAACAGTTTGTGCAATAGGCGATAAAATGTGAGAGAAGGATATGTAGGACAGAATCTCCTTTTCATACACCGTGAGGTGACTACTGACATATagaatatttttttaaatctaCCAATGGTATTGCCAAAATCCCTTCgagatatacacatatatagatattgtgattacaacaacaaacaacaacaacaagcccagtatgaTCCCACCATGTGGGGATATATAGATATTGTGATTGAACAGGGAAAAAGCCACGGAACTCTCAGCGAAAGCTTTATTACATCCCATAACGCATTGTGTTGGCCCTTATATAGTGAATGGAACCGGAGGTGTTCTAATGGAGTTTCTTTCGCTAATCACATTTTACATCTAGATGTATGGTGTAGTTTGAATACCGAAAATGCCTTGATGGACTTCATATGCTCCCTACAACTTTTTGGGTTTTCTTTTGTATATTTATGTTGTCTGCAAGCATCGCCAAAGTCAATCTAGAGTTCCACTGTGCTAAATAACTTAAAACAACACCAGTGTGAGTAGCTTACTAGCTTTACACCTCCCAGTATCGCTTGgtcaaaatgaaaaggaaaaatcAAGACTTGAGATGCCCCATTTTACTAGCAAACTTAGCACCAACTCCAGTAGGCACAATGAAGTAAAGGAGACTTACAGAGCTGCAGAAGCATAACAAACCACTCCACCACTTCTCTTCCTCTTCATCTCTCCACTTAAATCAATTGAAACTCTGTTAAACAATAAGAAAAATACAACTGAGAAAATTCATCCAAAAAATGGGTGAAGACATCAAATTTGGAAAAtcaaccaacaaaaaaaaaaaatgggtaaaAGATCAAATCTTGGAAAACACATTAGAGAAAAAAACACCAATTTTTTTAGGGGAAAGACATCAACTTTAGAGGACCCCACAAAGatttgaagtaaaaaaaaaaaaaaaaagtttgggaaAAGGCCATCAAAGAATGGGGGAAAATAGACCAAAATTGAGATGGTGTTTATCATGTTGAATCGTTAGAATAAATGACAATTAACTTACCTGAGAAGATTATAGCCAAGAAAACTGGAACTTTGCTGCAACTTGTGCTGAGAAATCCCAGTATGATGAAATTGAGGAGATCTCAAAGTGCATAACTTTCAGTTGGAAGAAAAATGATGTGTAGGAGAACTGGAGAAGACAGGGAAAGAGAGGGGGACATCATTTTATATCTTTCTTTAAATTCCTCCTCTTAACATTTGTTTGGCTATTTTGCAAAGACGTTTAACTTTGAGCATGTTTTGAGAAGTATCAAAATGATATAATATAGAGATAAAAGGTGAAAAGTACACCGAACTATCACTGTTTTTTGAGCTTGATATATAAACtatcaaaaaattgagaaaactCTCTAAACTATCACTATTTAATTTGAAAAACGCACCTCAAATTATTCTCGCATGACATGTGATCTacactctccattttatataaaaatattaccAAGTGTTATTcacgtggataaataatgtcacaatggcCTACATggaatttgtttttaaaaaaactatttgttttaaaaacatactgaaaaataataatttttgtaaaaaaatatcaaaaattatagaaaacaaaaaaaaaatagtttaaaaaatggaaaagttattattttttttttaaaaagaaaactgATATCTAGTTttcacattaaaaaaaaaatcaacttttcaattttctaaatcatttttttctgattttctaaattttttaatatttttttacaataaaattattattatttttcagatttttttttaattttaaaaatgctgattttttttttaaaataatgcagttgttaaaaaaatattaatttttaatttccatgtaggtgccaccatagcattacttatgccatgtggacaaaaattttgaattttttttagcttcacttgccttttggagagtgagttcacacatttagttcagatgtgttttgcaaactagatagtgatagtttaggtagttttctcaaccttctgaTAGTTTGGGTATGAAACTCAAAAAAAAGTTATAGTTCGGGTGTGTTTTTAACCCTTATCTCTATAATATAATAAACATATTAcataggcgtttggacatgaattAGGAAAATATTTGTAAGAAATAATAGTATTTAAGTTAAAtcgaaaaaaaaaaccatttaaGGATTGAAATGCCTTCTTttacaaatacattaaaaaaaaaaaaaacaaagagagaaGGAAGACGCACCTTAGTTCATGTCATACCATCTGAAAGATAGATTATTATTGTGGTTCATTTATGTGATTGAAGTAACAATTGTCAATAAGAATAATACAACGTTTGTACCCGATATTTAACTCCAACAATCAATTTTAGCTAAAAAAGATTAAATGCCCTTCCACTAAGTAAACTTTTTTCCTATGATCatccaaattattttttttcacAAGTGGTCATTCCAACTTATGATAAGTGAGAAGATGTGATATAGTAGGGCCAACTCGAGCTAATTTGATCGATATCCATTGTTTGGTAGCGACATTGCCCTCAATTAATTCTGATATTGTTTTCATACACataataaatcaatatcaatatatataataaagctaggaatagaaaaagtgatgtggcacctctctttcGCCAAGAAAcacaattatcttttttttttttttttttttttttacattttcccCAATTTTTCTCATTTATATGCTAAGTAAGAAAACTCAAAAAATAACCATTCAAATCTCTTAATTATAGTATTAAATCTGCTTCAGTTTATTTCATTCCAAAGATGATTGAAACGGTGCATAACTCAATAGTATGGAGGAATGAAATGGCATTTAAGTGTACGAACAAAACTCATATGCATTAAATTCTCTTTTGCTCTGGCTTAAATTTagcttttatatatttatatttttctcatatatttcttttttccTCTATTAGCTTTTATTTAATTGTTCTTTAGTAACAATTAAAGTGGCATTCATTTGTTTAAATTTTACGTGCAACCTCTAATAATTGCATTGCACCACTCACACTATACGTTTTAACAATTGAAGGGAATTTATTTACTTTAAAGTTCAATTGAAAGTGTTATATATTTGTCTTCAAGTTCATTGGAGACTATTTATTTAGAATGACAAAAATACAATTGCCGGACGATTAACTGCTTGAGCCAGGCAAATCCTCCGTCTCTTTTCTTTTAGATATTTTCTCAATTGAATTATATATTGAACTATGATTCCTATTTGGATATTTAGATAGTTTGAAATGTGGGTGTCATATTTTTGTGGTGAtttggtttttctttttcttatggattttttttttatttctgatGATTTTCTTTAGCCCTTTTAGTGATAGTGTACTATATTGAATTAAGGGTATCATTCGCAGTCACAATCTGGTGGCAAACGATAACAAAAATTTCAAGTAGAGATTTtaagtatttttctttttagtattTTTGTGATGTATTATCAGGGTTTGAAGTATTTGATTGATTTCTGTTTGTTAaaatattgaacttgattgaaATATACAATTTTTTGTAGGAACACCATTCTGATTGCATGTGAGCGGATTGTGTTTGCAAGAATAAAAAGGTTGTCATATTAGAGATTTTTCAGAACTGACATATGATGTTGTATGATGTTGAGGAGCAAAATATAACAAAATCTAAATTACTTGAATTATACTATACCAAAGTTAAAATTCATAGCAACTCTAGATAATCAATACTTAGAAACACGTGTGTGTCTATCGCACAATTATCTAATTTGATCGAGGGAGACCTATGAGCTTTTTCTATTGTGCAATTGAGTTTTGATTTCTAAGCTTTTCAGTTTTTACTTTAGGATTCTGTATTTGCATTTTCTATTTATTTGAAGAAAAAAGACTCAGAAAACTGAGCTTCTCTTTGTTTTATGTTAGGTGCTTATGGTTTATTTGAAGAATTTCATTCTTAAGAACGAGTATGATATATGTCAAGCATGAAGAATAGAAAATCCAATGTTTGGTTATTATAAAAGAGATCAATTGATATTAAGAAAAGTGTTATATCTGAAAATAAATGTTATGAGAACATAAAGAAGAAAAAATACATCGAGATTTATTTTTCGAATTACTCATTCAATTTTCTTGGGATATGTGCTTGATAACGCCAAATCTTATATACTTTTTATTTATAACTCAAAGCAAAAAATTTaacccaacacacacacatatacgacTAGGAGTTAAATAacattagatttttttttaaatcaaaatttTAAGCATGTATATGAATTTATATATTGTTTATTCAtaatatttgaatttttttattttttgaagttTAATGAGATCTATTACTGCCGCGCGAAGCGCAGTCAAATTCCCTAGTAGATAGGATGATAGAGGGTCACTTTGTTGTATGCCTCAAGAAGGTTGACAAAATTTAGTAGGTTTACCATTTACAAGTAGCATAGAAAAAGAAGTTGAGATATACACGTGACGTGATTAATTGGATCAGTATTCTAGGTAAACTAAGGCGTTGAAGTAAATAGTAATGGCGATCAAACACTTTTTTAAAATCTATTTTGAGAATCATTACTCCCTGCTTTCGTTTAGATTTTCATAGTGAGTATAAAGCTTCTTGTACTATTATAGCGTTATGAGTAGCCCTACATCCTGGTAAAAAGCTACATTGAGTGGGACTGATAAGTTTAGATAGCAGAAGGTGGATACGATTAACTACAATCGTGGTAATGGTCTTATATAAGGCGTTACAAAGGCCTATAGGCATGTATGAGTAAAATTCCAAGGTTCTTAATCTTAAGAATTAAGGAGATATAAGTACTATCAATGTCTTTGGGAATTTTAGAATTAGTAAAAGCGTTATGACAAACTTGCATTACTGTAgtgtttttgaaagaaaatagggTGTAAGCCATCTGGCCCAGGAGCTTTCAGAGGCTTGAACGACATAATAGTGTTGTAAACTTAGAGTCTGACAGCAGTTTGATAATGGTAAGTTGATCTTCTAAGATGAGGCGGTAAAGGGATGTTGTAGGAGTTTGTGTTGGACAAAATATAAGTTAAGTGGAGTAGAGTTCTTCAAGATGGGCAATAATAAATTTCGAATATCTATATATCTAAATAAAAGCAGGACCTGTGATGTGGCGCAACAAAAATGAAGggaatgtatttatctttttttacaattttttgacAATTAATTTAATTTGCTCACACGTAAGCAATTAGTTCCGCCAATTGAAACCGCCGCTTCGGCACATTAAAACGCTGCTGCGCCATTGTACCCCCAAAAGCTACGACAATATACACCCCTTTACCACATATGTTTTGACAATAAAATTGAATTCCAAAACCATTTTAAGATTTCATGACACTTTCCAATGTTGGATAAATTTTTCTTTGCAAGATTATAAGGAAAAATGCGTCCTTTTGGATTTGCGAGTACTTGATTTGGAAATTTGGCTTAACACTTTATATCAACTTCTGAAGAGAAATTTAAAATTCTCTTTCACGACATTCAAAATCCCTCCCGACTTTGAAATCTCTTCAGGCCAGACAATCATGTTGTTTTTCCATTCTCAACCACGTTGTTTTACTGCTTGCGCATCAATCTTTTTCGTGTAGATTTCCTCCTACTTCTTTCATTTAGCTTACACTTCGACTCCCTTatgtttttatataaaaaaattggACTTCAAATAGTACATGACAATTGATTGTGTTCTCAAATACGTTAACTATATTTCTGTCAGTTcttaactactttaaaaaaaatagtgaatTTAGAGTATTTAGGAGTGAGGGTCGAAAAGTGGTTTCTTTTGTGTTGGCCGTAAAACTATGATTGTATTCATATTTGTAATTTCCTCTGTGATATGTTTAGACTTTAGAGTTTGTGACGACTTTAGGTACAATGCGAATATTTACAACTACTATTTTATTTGATAATATGCTTCATTAGTGATAATATGCTTCGTCGTCCTCTAATTAACTGTATTTATATTTGTAATCTCTATTGTGATACGTCTAGACTTTTGAGTGTATTACGCTCCAGGGACGCTTCAAAGATTTACAACTACTATTTTATTTGATAGAATGCTTCATTGTCTTCTAATTAAAGTTTTTTCCTTGCaaggtaaaaaaaaaacacttaccAAGTTCACACTTATGTTTATTGCCGCACCTATTTTCATGGATATACATTTATTCCTTCCCTGTTTTCATGGATAAATATATATCTTTCCCGACCAGTAATAGGAGACATTGAAACATGCTCTCTTTCAAACAGTTATTGTAAAATCTTTTTGTTTAGGATTGAAATTTGCATTTTCTTCCTCCTAATATTTGCTTTACTCTTTTGCGACTACATCTGagattcaaatatatatataaatagtgaACTTTTGGTATGCATCGCATTTCTACAACTATTAGGACTGAATTTTTCATTTTCTGCCTTTGGATATCCGTTTTACTCTTTTGCAACTACATCTATGCTGAAGAAGCAAATCTGTAGCAGTACACTCCACTTCCATTGTCATCATTCGCTCTGTTATTTTGAGTATCGGTTTGTTTTCAAAATTTCTATACATGTTCTATTTAAATATCATTTTTGTGGTCAGAAAAGATGAGGCGCTTCTTGCTTAATTATGTTAAGCAGTCGGCCATTTTTCCTATGTCTTCAAAGAAGACGAATTACAATTCCAGAAAATGTAAAGAAGAAGCAAATCTGTAGCAGTCCACTACCATTGTCATCATCAGCCTAGAGATTTAGAGTTTAGGTTGGTTTTCACAAATTCCATGTATGTAAATAGTGAATTTTTGGTACACCTTGAATTTTTACAACTATTAGGACTGAATTTCTCATTTTCTTCCTCTGAATATTTGTTTTACTCTTATGCAACTACATCTATGCAAAAGAAGCAAATCTATAGCAGTACACTCCGCTTCTATTGTCATCATTCACTCTGCGATTTTGAGTATAAGTTTGTTTCTGAAAATTCTATGCGTGTTCTATATAAGTATTATGTGCGATCAGAAAAGATGAGGAGCTTCTTGCTTAATTATGTTAAGGAGTCAGTCATTTTTCCTATGTCTTCAAAGAAGACGAATTAGAATTTCAGAAAACGTAACGAAGAAGCAAATCTTAGCAGTGTACACTCCATTATCATTGTCATCGTCCGCTTAAAGATTTAGAGTTTAGGTTGGTTTTCACAAATTTcatgtttattttttttatatatcacATCGCTCCATTATCATTCATCATCCGCTTACAGATTTAGAGTTTAGGTTGGTTTTTCACAAATTTCatgtttattttttatatatcacATCACTCCATTATCATTGTCATCGTCCGCTTAGAGATTTAGAGTTTAGGTTGGTTTTCACAAATTTCatgtttattttttatatatcacATTTTTCCTGGCCAAATATTTCTTTTTAAATGAGGATTTATTTTTGGTTCAGTATTTCTATAGTACTTGCTAATTAATTTAATTCATGTGCAAAAAGTAGATCTTTAGATTCGAGAACTTAATTTGAAATCAAACATAATATGCGATGTGTTAATAGTTAACACCATGTATACAGAGATGAGCATATATGAAAGAAGCAATAGCTTGAGGTTGTGAAACAAGATAAGAATTTCACTCTTAACTGCTTAAATAAGAGATACTAACATGTCGCATACACTTCCTCTTTCTCTTGATTTTTACCTAACAGAGTCAAATTGGGAAGATTAATTTGTTCAGTTGAGACCTGATGAGAGATCCTTTAAGTTTATTTGGAGTTATCAATCATCGACATGAAACAAGAGAGATACACAAGACTTATTGCTCCAGCAGCCTACTTTTCGGCTGCCAACAACACAAGAGTACGATTGATTAGAATGGAAGTGCTTTCCAGAAAAATCATATCAACTTTTCACTTGATGTGCATTTGTATATTGTGTTTGGTTCTATGCGCATTTTATATTTGGTAAGATTTTTTCCTAAATTGAATATTCTGATCGAGAACTCTTTCCTTTTACCATCTCCATGAAGGATAGAACATCTTTTGGTACTTTGCTTGCTATTCTAACGATGGATATAAAGCATATATATATTAATTGTAGTCTTACATGTCAGATGATACTGGAGCTTAGTAATGATACAACTATGATTATTGTGCAAGTCTATAACCGTACATTCAATTAGTAACAGAACGGTTGCCAACATGCATGAGACACCGGTGGAATAGGGAACAATCATTAAGTAAAAATGCAGAAACTATAAAGGCTTTACGAGATGTGTGAGAAGAAACAAAGAAATCTTGTAACGTTTGTTGAAAGAAATATTCATGTATTACCATTTGGACAAACTCAATCAGTACTAAAGTGGAGAAGGTGTTGTGAAAAACGCTCATAAGCATCACATGGTCCAAGCAAATTAGTGTGTATCATTCTGTTTTTTATCAGTGAATATATCATTCCACATTTAGCACATCCAAAAGAATAttcaatttttatcatttctatTTACAGTAGACATTGAACTTAACGAGCAAattgaaattattattttttgatctTGCATTGGCGACAAATGCATTACCTCCAACTGGAAACTTGTATTAGACATAAGGTTCGAGATCATACCATCTGAAACATTAAGATATCTTTTATGGCTACATTAGTGTCTACTTCCTCGGTTACTCATGATTTTATGGTGTACCAAAGTAAGTTAGTTCTTAATgtcaatttctttctttctttcttttttttttaaaaaaaaaaaatctttgtgcTTAAAACTTTATATCTTCTATCACAACTATATTTACAAAATTGTGTATTTCGTAGATTAAAAAATGTCTTTTATGATCGTGCGAAGCGCGGAGAAATTAACTAGTTATccagataaaaaaaataatttcctaCGAGGTCATGAAGTCTGATACGATTACGGCGATGACGTTCAAATGGTGGATAAGTGGAAATTTTTTGTGTTCGTGTTTCCATCCATTAGCCATTGAACGCATGATTTGAGTTTCCAAAATTCCTCTTCCTAATTtagaattaaattaaaatcatttatCAGAAGGTTTTTTTAAAGATTATAATGAAAACTATTTTTATGATTGAGATCCATGTTTTGGAGGCCAAGTAAAGGTGCCAGAAGaacttatttttataaataagaaTATTTTCAAAGGAATGCTTATTCCAATAAGTGATGTCATTAGGTAATTAAAGTGCAGTAGAGTAATTTCGACTGTTAAGCCAAGAGTCCTGGACTAGGGTGGCAAAACCAGGGTAATGGTTAACATTGGGATTTGCTATTTCGATATGAAAAATTCCATCAAGTTTATGTTAGGAAACTAAACTTCTACCCCAAGTAATTCTAATCCTTAACCAAATAGGAAAAATTGGCGACTTGACTAATTTGCCTCTCAAATATATTTTTCGTTTGATAAgttatgtaaatattttttagaaaaacatCATACGTATATGATTACACCAGCATTTGAAGTAAAAGATGATCACATAAAAGAGAAACAAAATGATAAAGAATTCATCAGTATATACAAGAAGGAGTATATATCTAATTTAGAGGTCACTTCCTTTTTCCAATTAGTAATTAGTAATACTAATACTTAACCATAGACAAGTTTATTTTAGGAATTATACTTCTATCCCAATTAGTAATTCTAATCCTTAATCAAATAGGAAAAGGATTATAGGTGATGTTATATAAAGGGTTGCATAGTAAGCATTATGAGTACTACACCAAACCAAAACACATAGACTAAGAAATTCTGAATTACTAAAACTATCATTACCAGACACACACTTGATAGAACACTTCGAATTATGGCACTTGAGTTTCAGAAGAACAGCATGTTCGTGCCAATGGAGCTCGAAAGTGGAGACGTGCAAGAAAACTTCGATGATGACGGACGCAAAAAAAGAACAGGGACTTTGTTGACTGCAAGTGCACATATTATTACTGCTGTGATTGGTTCTGGAGTGCTATCTCTAGCATGGGCAATAGCTCAATTAGGATGGGTGGCTGGTCCTGCTATTCTCTTTGCTTTTTCTTTCATCGCTTACTTCACTTCTACAGTTCTTGCAGACTGTTACCGTTCTCCAGGACCTGATTCTGGCAAAAGAAACTATACTTACATGGACGTTGTCCGCTCTCACTTAGGAGGTGTGAAGGTGACATTGTGTGGACTCGCACAATATGCTAACCTTGTCGGAGTTACCATTGGATACACAATAACAGCATCCATTAGTATGGTGGCGGTACAGAGATCAAACTGTTTTCACAAAAATGGCCACGAAGCAAGCTGCTCAATTGAGAGCTACCCATATATGATCATATTTGCAGTGATTCAAATAATTCTTAGCCAAATACCAAACTTCCACAAGCTCTCATGGCTATCAATTCTTGCCGCTGTTATGTCTTTTGCTTACACTTCTATTGGTCTTGGACTCTCCATAGCAAAAGTTGCAGGTGTGGGGCACCATGTAAAAACAAGCCTAACAGGGGTGGTAGTTGGGGTGGATGTATCTGAATCAGAGAAGGTATGGAAAAGCTTCCAAGCCATTGGAGATATTGCATTTGCCTATGCTTATTCCACCGTTCTCATTGAAATACAGGACACACTAAGATCATCACCTCCA
Above is a genomic segment from Lycium barbarum isolate Lr01 chromosome 12, ASM1917538v2, whole genome shotgun sequence containing:
- the LOC132622945 gene encoding amino acid permease 6-like; the protein is MAPEFQKNTMYVQTELESGDVQENFDDDGREKRTGTLLTASAHIITAVIGSGVLSLAWAIAQLGWVAGPAVLFAFSFITYFTSTLLADCYRSPGPVSGERNYTYMDVVRSHLGGVKVTLCGIAQYANLVGVTIGYTITTSISMVAVQRSNCFHKNGHEASCSIENYPYMIIFAVIQIILSQIPNFHKLSWLSILAAVMSFAYASIGLGLSIAKVAGVGHHVKTSLTGVVVGVDVSESEKVWKSFQAIGDIAFAYAYSTVLIEIQDTLRSSPPENKVMKRASLAGVSTTTLFYILCGTIGYAAFGNKAPGNFLTGFGFYEPFWLIDFANVCIAVHLIGAYQVFCQPLYGFVEARCSQRWPDSKFINSEHAVQVPCCGATYRVNLFRLVWRTTYVVVTTVIAMIFPFFNDFLGLIGAASFYPLTVYFPIEIHIAQRKIPKYSFKWVWLKILSWTCLIVSLVAAAGSIKGLATDVKHYKPFSTQQ
- the LOC132623530 gene encoding amino acid permease 6-like; translated protein: MALEFQKNSMFVPMELESGDVQENFDDDGRKKRTGTLLTASAHIITAVIGSGVLSLAWAIAQLGWVAGPAILFAFSFIAYFTSTVLADCYRSPGPDSGKRNYTYMDVVRSHLGGVKVTLCGLAQYANLVGVTIGYTITASISMVAVQRSNCFHKNGHEASCSIESYPYMIIFAVIQIILSQIPNFHKLSWLSILAAVMSFAYTSIGLGLSIAKVAGVGHHVKTSLTGVVVGVDVSESEKVWKSFQAIGDIAFAYAYSTVLIEIQDTLRSSPPESKVMKRALLAGVSTTTLFYILCGTIGYAAFGNKAPGNFLTDFGFYEPFWLIDFANVCIAIHLIGAYQVFCQPLYWFVEARCSQRWPDSKFINSEHAVQVPCCGATYRVNLFRLVWRTTYVVVTTVIAMIFPFFNDFLGLIGAASFYPLTVYFPIEMHIAQRKIPKYSFKWVWLKILSWTCLIVSLVAAAGSIKGLATDVKHYKPVSTQQ